In Modestobacter versicolor, a single genomic region encodes these proteins:
- the mftA gene encoding mycofactocin precursor MftA (Mycofactocin is a small molecule electron carrier derived from the final two amino acids, Val-Tyr, of MftA, the mycofactocin precursor. It plays a role in redox homeostasis and the metabolism of alcohols and aldehydes in Actinobacteria, including Mycobacterium tuberculosis.), protein MPETTQDEVQAPAITEAPATEEALVEESLVEEVSIDGMCGVY, encoded by the coding sequence GTGCCCGAGACGACGCAGGACGAGGTCCAGGCCCCGGCGATCACGGAGGCCCCGGCCACCGAGGAGGCCCTCGTCGAGGAGTCCCTCGTGGAGGAGGTCTCCATCGACGGCATGTGCGGGGTGTACTGA
- a CDS encoding NDMA-dependent alcohol dehydrogenase: MPVNTRGAILRQAPGSWEVVDLVVDDPQAGELQVKLAASGLCHSDDHIATGDMQVGKYPFLGGHEGAGVVTAVGPGVTGFEEGDHVVFSFLPGCGRCRYCANGQQYICDSGANLLIGSRWDDATSFRVKTADGEDVGQMCGLGTFAEITTVDVRSTVKIDKSIPLDVACLVGCGVGTGWGTAVQAGEVRAGDTVIVMGIGGIGINAVQGAANAGASHVIAVDPVAFKREKAMELGATHSFASIEEAGDFARSVTNGQGADKALVTVGVLKGEHVAQAFDAIGKGGRVVITGLGDLTDVGIPINPSMLALFTKEIRGALFGDQNPSSDMLKMLRLYQEGTIKLDELITTRYKLDDINQGYEDLHEGKNIRGVIVYD; this comes from the coding sequence GTGCCCGTCAACACCCGCGGCGCGATCCTGCGCCAGGCCCCCGGTTCGTGGGAGGTCGTCGACCTCGTCGTCGACGACCCGCAGGCCGGCGAACTCCAGGTCAAGCTGGCCGCCTCCGGGCTGTGCCACTCCGACGACCACATCGCCACCGGCGACATGCAGGTCGGCAAGTACCCGTTCCTCGGCGGCCACGAGGGAGCCGGCGTCGTCACCGCCGTCGGCCCGGGCGTGACGGGCTTCGAGGAGGGCGACCACGTCGTCTTCTCGTTCCTGCCCGGCTGCGGCCGCTGCCGGTACTGCGCCAACGGCCAGCAGTACATCTGCGACTCCGGCGCCAACCTGCTCATCGGCTCGCGGTGGGACGACGCCACCAGCTTCCGGGTCAAGACCGCGGACGGCGAGGACGTCGGGCAGATGTGCGGGCTCGGCACCTTCGCCGAGATCACCACGGTCGACGTCCGCTCGACCGTGAAGATCGACAAGAGCATCCCGCTGGACGTCGCCTGCCTCGTCGGGTGCGGCGTCGGCACCGGGTGGGGTACGGCGGTCCAGGCCGGCGAGGTCCGCGCCGGTGACACGGTCATCGTGATGGGCATCGGCGGCATCGGGATCAACGCGGTGCAGGGCGCGGCCAACGCGGGCGCGAGCCACGTCATCGCCGTCGACCCGGTGGCGTTCAAGCGCGAGAAGGCGATGGAGCTCGGCGCGACCCACAGCTTCGCGAGCATCGAGGAGGCCGGCGACTTCGCCCGCAGCGTCACCAACGGTCAGGGCGCCGACAAGGCGCTGGTCACCGTCGGGGTGCTCAAGGGCGAGCACGTGGCCCAGGCCTTCGACGCGATCGGCAAGGGCGGGCGGGTGGTGATCACCGGCCTGGGCGACCTCACCGACGTCGGCATCCCGATCAACCCCAGCATGCTGGCGCTGTTCACCAAGGAGATCCGCGGCGCCCTGTTCGGCGACCAGAACCCCAGCTCGGACATGCTGAAGATGCTGCGCCTCTACCAGGAGGGCACCATCAAGCTCGACGAGTTGATCACCACGCGCTACAAGCTCGACGACATCAACCAGGGCTACGAGGACCTGCACGAGGGCAAGAACATCCGCGGCGTCATCGTCTACGACTGA
- a CDS encoding VOC family protein: MTARVWQTTVDSRDAHAQSVWWAAVLGYAEDPDDPNEPGHEECLLLAPTGDQRLLFIEVPEAKTVKNRLHLDLVPAEGTRDEELARLLALAAQVVDDLRRPDGTGWVVLADPEGNEFCLLRSDAERAATG; encoded by the coding sequence ATGACGGCCCGGGTCTGGCAGACCACCGTGGACAGCCGCGACGCCCACGCCCAGTCGGTGTGGTGGGCCGCGGTGCTGGGCTACGCCGAGGACCCCGACGACCCGAACGAGCCCGGCCACGAGGAGTGCCTGCTGCTCGCGCCCACCGGCGACCAGCGGCTGCTGTTCATCGAGGTGCCCGAGGCCAAGACGGTGAAGAACCGGCTGCACCTGGACCTGGTCCCCGCCGAGGGCACCCGGGACGAGGAGCTGGCGCGGCTGCTGGCACTGGCGGCGCAGGTGGTCGACGACCTCCGCCGTCCCGACGGCACCGGGTGGGTGGTGCTCGCCGACCCGGAGGGCAACGAGTTCTGCCTCCTGCGCAGCGACGCCGAGCGCGCCGCCACCGGCTGA
- a CDS encoding nuclear transport factor 2 family protein, whose product MLTPRETAEAFSGHRFEDAYPALAPDVRWTTAGQGTLTGRQAVVDACEATRAELVGTAVEFSRFVVIADGDAAAVDVIARYVATDGEVSVVSSCDVYGFADGVLTEITSYAVELDPTR is encoded by the coding sequence ATGCTCACCCCCCGAGAGACCGCCGAGGCCTTCTCCGGCCACCGCTTCGAGGACGCCTACCCGGCGCTCGCCCCTGACGTGCGGTGGACCACCGCCGGGCAGGGGACGCTCACCGGCCGGCAGGCGGTCGTCGACGCCTGCGAGGCCACCCGTGCCGAGCTGGTCGGCACGGCGGTGGAGTTCTCCCGGTTCGTCGTTATCGCCGACGGGGACGCGGCCGCGGTGGACGTCATCGCCCGGTACGTCGCCACGGACGGCGAGGTCAGCGTCGTCTCCTCGTGCGACGTCTACGGCTTCGCCGACGGGGTGCTGACCGAGATCACGTCCTACGCGGTCGAGCTGGACCCGACGCGGTAG
- a CDS encoding cysteine desulfurase-like protein translates to MTLDVAAVRASFPALSAGAAHFDGPGGSQTPSEVAQAMAAVLLAPIANRGSVTEAERNADAVVVAARQAVADLTGGDPGGVVFGRSATALTYELSRVLSAGWGPGDEVVVTRLDHDANIRPWVQAAEARGATVRWADFDPATGELEPAVVGALLSPSTRLVAVTGASNLIGTRPDVAAITALAHQAGALTWVDGVHLTAHAPVDVAALGADFYVCSPYKFLGPHCGCLVAAPALLETLHPDKLLPSTNAVPERFELGTLPYEQLAGTTAAIDFLAGIAGPEGDRRTRVTASMAALEEHEDRLRQRIEEGLRGLPGVTLWSRAARRTPTLLLTLDGRDAADAHRFLAQRGVNAPAGSFYALEASRHLGLGDTGGLRVGLAPYNDDTDVDRLLAGLAEFLGHRRP, encoded by the coding sequence ATGACTCTCGACGTCGCGGCCGTCCGCGCCTCCTTCCCCGCCCTGTCCGCCGGCGCCGCCCACTTCGACGGCCCGGGCGGCTCGCAGACACCCAGCGAGGTGGCCCAGGCGATGGCCGCGGTGCTGCTCGCGCCGATCGCCAACCGCGGGTCGGTCACCGAGGCCGAGCGCAACGCCGACGCCGTCGTCGTCGCCGCCCGGCAGGCCGTCGCGGACCTCACCGGCGGCGACCCGGGCGGGGTGGTGTTCGGCCGCAGCGCCACGGCGCTGACCTACGAGCTGTCCCGGGTGCTCTCGGCCGGCTGGGGGCCGGGCGACGAGGTGGTGGTCACCCGGCTCGACCACGACGCGAACATCCGCCCCTGGGTGCAGGCGGCCGAGGCGCGCGGCGCGACGGTGCGCTGGGCCGACTTCGACCCCGCGACCGGCGAGCTGGAGCCGGCCGTGGTCGGGGCGCTGCTGTCGCCGAGCACCCGGCTGGTCGCCGTCACCGGCGCCTCCAACCTGATCGGCACCCGGCCCGACGTCGCCGCGATCACCGCGCTGGCGCACCAGGCCGGAGCGCTGACCTGGGTCGACGGCGTGCACCTCACCGCGCACGCGCCGGTCGACGTCGCGGCGCTGGGCGCGGACTTCTACGTCTGCTCGCCCTACAAGTTCCTCGGCCCGCACTGCGGCTGCCTCGTCGCCGCGCCGGCCCTGCTGGAGACGCTGCACCCGGACAAGCTGCTGCCCTCGACGAACGCCGTCCCGGAGCGGTTCGAGCTGGGCACCCTGCCCTACGAGCAGCTCGCCGGCACCACCGCGGCGATCGACTTCCTGGCCGGCATCGCCGGGCCCGAGGGCGACCGGCGGACCCGGGTGACCGCCTCGATGGCCGCGCTGGAGGAGCACGAGGACCGGCTGCGCCAGCGGATCGAGGAGGGGCTGCGCGGCCTGCCCGGCGTCACCCTGTGGTCGCGGGCCGCCCGGCGCACGCCCACGCTGCTGCTCACCCTGGACGGGCGGGACGCCGCCGACGCCCACCGCTTCCTGGCGCAGCGCGGGGTCAACGCCCCGGCCGGCTCCTTCTACGCGCTCGAGGCCTCCCGGCACCTGGGGCTGGGCGACACCGGCGGCCTGCGGGTCGGGCTCGCCCCGTACAACGACGACACCGACGTCGACCGGCTGCTCGCCGGGCTGGCCGAGTTCCTGGGGCATCGACGGCCGTGA
- a CDS encoding maleylpyruvate isomerase N-terminal domain-containing protein, which yields MTEWAWEESRRAYADAAGWFVGTVRAVGDRWSAPGLGEWDVRALVGHTGRALLTVETYLARPASEVAVGSAAEYYRATRAAAADPAVTARGREAGVALGGDPAAAVAETAGRVLRLVEGCDGSELVSTLGGGMRLADYLPTRTFELAVHTADLATALGLPADVPPTTAAQALGLVGDLAVAGGLAGALLLAATGRAPLPPRWSVL from the coding sequence GTGACCGAGTGGGCCTGGGAGGAGTCCCGCCGGGCGTACGCCGACGCCGCCGGCTGGTTCGTGGGCACGGTCCGGGCCGTCGGTGACCGCTGGAGCGCCCCGGGGCTGGGCGAGTGGGACGTCCGGGCACTCGTCGGCCACACCGGCCGGGCGCTGCTCACGGTCGAGACCTACCTCGCGCGCCCGGCGTCCGAGGTGGCCGTCGGCTCCGCCGCCGAGTACTACCGGGCCACCCGGGCAGCCGCGGCCGACCCCGCGGTCACCGCGCGGGGCCGCGAGGCGGGGGTGGCGCTGGGAGGCGACCCGGCCGCGGCCGTCGCCGAGACCGCCGGACGGGTGCTGCGGCTCGTCGAGGGGTGCGACGGCTCGGAGCTGGTCAGCACCCTCGGCGGTGGCATGCGGCTGGCCGACTACCTGCCCACCCGCACCTTCGAGCTGGCCGTGCACACCGCCGACCTCGCCACCGCGCTCGGGCTGCCCGCCGACGTCCCGCCGACCACCGCCGCGCAGGCGCTCGGCCTGGTGGGCGACCTCGCGGTCGCGGGGGGCCTGGCCGGGGCGCTGCTGCTCGCCGCGACCGGCCGGGCCCCGCTGCCTCCGAGGTGGTCCGTGCTCTGA
- a CDS encoding SRPBCC family protein codes for MGSRTHSDSIVVRVTPEELYDLVSDVPRTGEWSPVCRACWWDEGASGQVGDWFTGRNETPARTWETRSQVVAAERGREFAWQVGAGVVRWGYTLEPVPGGTRLTESWEFLPAGHDVFRERYGDQAEAQVADRTRAAREGIPATLAAIKRIAEAG; via the coding sequence ATGGGCAGTCGCACGCACTCCGACTCGATCGTCGTCCGGGTGACTCCGGAGGAGCTGTACGACCTGGTGTCGGACGTGCCGCGCACCGGCGAGTGGAGCCCGGTGTGCCGGGCGTGCTGGTGGGACGAGGGCGCGTCGGGGCAGGTCGGCGACTGGTTCACCGGGCGCAACGAGACGCCGGCGCGCACCTGGGAGACCCGTAGCCAGGTGGTGGCCGCCGAGCGCGGCCGCGAGTTCGCCTGGCAGGTCGGCGCGGGCGTCGTCCGGTGGGGCTACACGCTGGAGCCGGTGCCCGGCGGCACCCGGCTGACCGAGAGCTGGGAGTTCCTCCCGGCCGGGCACGACGTCTTCCGGGAGCGCTACGGCGACCAGGCCGAGGCCCAGGTCGCCGACCGGACCCGGGCTGCCCGCGAGGGCATCCCGGCGACGCTGGCGGCGATCAAGCGGATCGCCGAGGCCGGCTGA
- the mftR gene encoding mycofactocin system transcriptional regulator (MftR, the mycofactocin system transcriptional regulator, is an uncharacterized TetR family DNA-binding transcription factor. Its role is inferred by context. It occurs as part of the biosynthesis locus for mycofactocin, a partially characterized electron carrier derived from the terminal Val-Tyr dipeptide of the precursor peptide MftA, through a radical SAM enzyme-mediated process.) — protein MTQTVVSPEAREDTRTRIEAAALGLFTEHGFERVTTDEIADAAGISRRTFFRHVTGKADAVWGDFDSHVLRLEAMLAATAGDQSVLASICAAYVEVNDYAEADLPMLRQRMRLILTEPALQAHSQVRYAAVDRVVAAHVARRTGVQPDALVPRLVAISTRAAATTAFEVWLADGRITLGAALHQAFDELAGGFPSLR, from the coding sequence ATGACCCAGACCGTGGTCTCCCCCGAGGCACGCGAGGACACCCGCACCCGGATCGAGGCCGCCGCCCTCGGCCTGTTCACCGAGCACGGCTTCGAGCGGGTGACCACCGACGAGATCGCCGATGCCGCGGGCATCAGCCGGCGCACGTTCTTCCGCCACGTGACCGGCAAGGCCGACGCCGTCTGGGGCGACTTCGACAGCCACGTGCTCCGGCTGGAGGCGATGCTGGCCGCCACCGCGGGCGACCAGTCGGTGCTCGCCTCCATCTGCGCCGCCTACGTGGAGGTCAACGACTACGCCGAGGCCGACCTGCCGATGCTCCGGCAGCGGATGCGGCTGATCCTCACCGAGCCGGCGCTGCAGGCGCACTCGCAGGTGCGCTACGCCGCCGTCGACCGGGTGGTCGCCGCGCACGTGGCCCGGCGGACGGGGGTGCAGCCCGACGCGCTGGTGCCCCGGCTGGTGGCGATCAGCACCCGCGCGGCGGCCACGACCGCGTTCGAGGTGTGGCTCGCCGACGGCCGGATCACCCTCGGGGCCGCGCTGCACCAGGCCTTCGACGAGCTGGCCGGCGGGTTCCCCTCGCTGCGCTGA
- a CDS encoding TetR/AcrR family transcriptional regulator, producing the protein MTERGRRVPLNRDRVLQAAVALADQVGVEALSMRRLAQELGVVPMALYKHVASKDELLDGMVDAVLGEVEPVDPALDWQDAVRRRVLSARRAVLRHPWARRAIESRTRRTPTVLGYMDALAGEFRAGGFSVDLTHHVMHALGNRMWGFSPELFEEPPREDPAPADPAEQEAVVRAFGQRYPHVLEIATAATGGDLGRVGEGCDEQFEFEFALDLLLDGFGRLQRQGWASRAQRSGATSPGASA; encoded by the coding sequence ATGACCGAGCGCGGACGACGGGTGCCGCTGAACCGCGACCGGGTGCTGCAGGCCGCGGTCGCCCTGGCCGACCAGGTGGGCGTCGAGGCGCTCAGCATGCGGCGGCTGGCCCAGGAGCTGGGCGTCGTCCCGATGGCGCTGTACAAGCACGTCGCGAGCAAGGACGAGCTGCTCGACGGGATGGTCGACGCCGTCCTGGGCGAGGTCGAGCCGGTCGACCCGGCGCTGGACTGGCAGGACGCCGTCCGCCGGCGCGTGCTGTCCGCCCGCCGCGCGGTCCTCCGGCACCCGTGGGCCCGCCGGGCGATCGAGTCGCGCACCCGCCGGACGCCCACCGTGCTGGGCTACATGGACGCGCTGGCCGGCGAGTTCCGGGCCGGCGGGTTCTCCGTGGACCTGACCCACCACGTCATGCACGCGCTGGGCAACCGGATGTGGGGGTTCAGCCCCGAGCTGTTCGAGGAGCCGCCGCGCGAGGACCCGGCGCCGGCCGACCCGGCGGAGCAGGAGGCGGTGGTGCGCGCCTTCGGGCAGCGGTACCCGCACGTCCTGGAGATCGCGACGGCCGCGACCGGGGGCGACCTCGGCCGGGTCGGCGAGGGGTGCGACGAGCAGTTCGAGTTCGAGTTCGCCCTCGACCTGCTGCTGGACGGCTTCGGCCGGCTCCAGCGGCAGGGGTGGGCGTCACGGGCTCAGCGCAGCGGCGCGACCAGCCCGGGGGCGTCTGCCTGA
- a CDS encoding DUF3224 domain-containing protein, whose translation MELHLDAPFTLDTWDAVPDPAPSEPGAPPTGRVELAKTYTGEALSGSATGHALTCQGERGASYVAQERVTGTLAGRRGSFVLEHGASMGEGVATVQWARVVAGSGTGELAGLTGTGTVAHELLTLDVVLPG comes from the coding sequence ATGGAGCTGCACCTCGACGCCCCGTTCACCCTGGACACCTGGGACGCCGTCCCCGACCCGGCGCCCAGCGAGCCCGGCGCCCCGCCGACCGGCCGGGTGGAGCTGGCCAAGACCTACACCGGCGAGGCGCTCAGCGGCTCCGCCACCGGGCACGCGCTCACCTGCCAGGGCGAGCGGGGCGCCTCGTACGTGGCGCAGGAGCGGGTCACCGGCACCCTCGCCGGGCGCCGCGGCAGCTTCGTGCTCGAGCACGGCGCCTCGATGGGCGAGGGCGTGGCGACGGTCCAGTGGGCCCGGGTGGTCGCCGGGTCGGGCACCGGGGAGCTCGCCGGCCTGACCGGCACCGGGACCGTCGCGCACGAACTGCTCACGCTGGACGTCGTGCTGCCCGGCTGA
- a CDS encoding bifunctional 3-(3-hydroxy-phenyl)propionate/3-hydroxycinnamic acid hydroxylase produces the protein MTVVVVGAGPVGVTAALLLARRGLDVLVVDRHRAAYPQPRAVHLDDEALRVLQAAGVADRFAAVSRPMAGLRLLDGAHRTLVEFPRGDGAHGWPQASMFSQPDLERVLREAVAAEPRVELRGGVELVGLADRAGPVRLTVRDRETGVEEELLADAVLGCDGANSTVRRLIGAWMHDLGPTERWLVVDLVAAVPLDVWPGVHQVCDPERPATFMPVAGSRYRAEFRLRDGEGAADLDLPAQLARFGAAGCTVTRAAEYTFAARVTDRWRSGRVLLCGDAAHLTPPFIGQGLGLGLRDVHQLSWKLAAVLAGADDALLDTHQAERAPHARSLVRLAVLLGRLMTGGGERAALVRRVVLTGVRRLPRLAAFASSSRTPPLRPGPLVRRSRFAVGSPVGGLLPQPPVDRPGRLDDVLGPGWAVLTTGGPVPADWPGPVLRADQLGSPWLVRWLAGRSVLVRPDRIVAAVAR, from the coding sequence GTGACCGTCGTGGTGGTGGGGGCCGGGCCGGTCGGCGTGACCGCCGCGCTGCTGCTCGCCCGCCGGGGTCTGGACGTGCTGGTGGTCGACCGGCACCGGGCCGCCTACCCCCAGCCCCGAGCGGTGCACCTGGACGACGAGGCGCTGCGCGTGCTGCAGGCCGCCGGGGTCGCCGACCGGTTCGCCGCGGTCAGCCGGCCGATGGCCGGGCTCCGGCTGCTCGACGGCGCGCACCGCACGCTGGTCGAGTTCCCGCGTGGCGACGGTGCGCACGGGTGGCCGCAGGCGTCGATGTTCAGCCAGCCCGACCTGGAGCGGGTGCTGCGCGAGGCGGTCGCCGCCGAGCCGCGGGTCGAGCTGCGCGGCGGGGTCGAGCTGGTCGGGCTGGCCGACCGGGCCGGACCGGTCCGTCTCACCGTGCGGGACCGGGAGACCGGGGTCGAGGAGGAGCTGCTCGCCGACGCGGTGCTGGGCTGCGACGGCGCGAACAGCACGGTGCGGCGGCTGATCGGGGCCTGGATGCACGACCTGGGCCCGACCGAGCGCTGGCTGGTCGTCGACCTGGTGGCCGCCGTCCCGCTCGACGTCTGGCCCGGCGTGCACCAGGTCTGCGACCCCGAGCGGCCGGCCACGTTCATGCCGGTCGCCGGGTCGCGGTACCGGGCGGAGTTCCGGCTGCGCGACGGCGAGGGAGCCGCCGACCTCGACCTGCCCGCGCAGCTGGCCCGGTTCGGTGCCGCCGGGTGCACGGTCACCCGCGCCGCCGAGTACACCTTCGCCGCCCGGGTGACCGACCGGTGGCGCAGCGGGCGGGTGCTGCTCTGCGGCGACGCCGCCCACCTGACCCCGCCGTTCATCGGCCAGGGGCTGGGCCTGGGGCTGCGCGACGTGCACCAGCTGAGCTGGAAGCTCGCCGCGGTGCTGGCCGGGGCGGACGACGCCCTGCTCGACACCCACCAGGCCGAGCGGGCGCCGCACGCCCGGTCGCTGGTCCGGCTCGCCGTGCTGCTCGGCCGGCTGATGACCGGGGGCGGGGAGCGGGCCGCGCTGGTGCGCCGGGTGGTGCTCACCGGGGTGCGGCGGCTGCCCCGGCTGGCCGCCTTCGCCTCGTCCAGCCGCACCCCTCCGCTGCGGCCGGGGCCGCTGGTCCGGCGCTCGCGCTTCGCCGTCGGCTCCCCGGTGGGCGGGCTGCTGCCGCAGCCGCCGGTCGACCGGCCGGGCCGGCTGGACGACGTCCTCGGGCCGGGCTGGGCGGTGCTGACCACCGGCGGCCCGGTGCCCGCGGACTGGCCGGGCCCGGTGCTGCGGGCCGACCAGCTGGGCTCGCCTTGGCTGGTGCGCTGGCTGGCCGGCCGGTCGGTGCTGGTGCGCCCGGACCGGATCGTCGCCGCCGTCGCGCGGTAG
- the mftB gene encoding mycofactocin biosynthesis chaperone MftB (MftB, a small protein, is a peptide chaperone that assists the radical SAM enzyme MftC in performing two modifications to the C-terminal Val-Tyr dipeptide of the mycofactocin precursor peptide, MftA. MftB's role is analogous to the role of PqqD in the biosynthesis of PQQ, a cofactor that derives entirely from a Tyr and a Glu in the precursor PqqA.), with the protein MTDSPAGSTPVAGSVTVPADEAPFDPGVGWRKSRSVALRPEPFGALVYHFGNRKLSFLKSMPLVAVVKALEEHPDVPSTLAACDVPASQHRAYVTALATLARSQMIERRPEESA; encoded by the coding sequence GTGACCGACTCCCCGGCCGGCAGCACGCCGGTCGCGGGGTCGGTCACCGTCCCCGCTGACGAGGCGCCCTTCGACCCGGGCGTCGGCTGGCGGAAGTCCCGCTCGGTCGCCCTGCGCCCCGAGCCGTTCGGCGCGCTGGTCTACCACTTCGGGAACCGCAAGCTGTCCTTCCTGAAGTCGATGCCGCTCGTCGCCGTCGTCAAGGCGCTCGAGGAGCACCCCGACGTCCCCAGCACCCTGGCCGCCTGCGACGTGCCCGCGTCGCAGCACCGTGCCTACGTGACCGCGCTGGCCACCCTCGCGCGCTCGCAGATGATCGAACGCCGCCCCGAGGAGTCCGCGTGA
- a CDS encoding DUF4386 domain-containing protein: protein MRSTRTTAVVTGVFFVVAAVAAVIGLALYAPVLDDPGYVLGGGADTRVLLGGFFEAVLVASVIGTGVALYPVLREHGPGLALGYAAGRTLEAAVIAVGIVSLLAVVTLRQDAAAGSGADADALVTAARALVAVHDWTFLVGPGLVIGVNSLLLAVLVYRSRLVPRPIAVLGLVGGPLVFASSTAVLFGAYEQLSALGGLAAVPVAAWEMALAGWLIVKGFRPAEVPQPPRQPAFS from the coding sequence ATGCGCTCGACGAGGACGACGGCAGTGGTCACGGGGGTGTTCTTCGTGGTCGCCGCGGTGGCTGCGGTGATCGGCCTGGCGCTGTACGCGCCGGTGCTCGACGACCCGGGGTACGTCCTGGGTGGCGGTGCGGACACCCGGGTCCTGCTGGGCGGCTTCTTCGAGGCCGTGCTGGTCGCGAGCGTCATCGGCACCGGCGTGGCGCTGTACCCGGTGCTCCGGGAGCACGGGCCGGGCCTCGCCCTGGGCTATGCCGCCGGCCGCACGCTGGAGGCCGCGGTGATCGCGGTGGGCATCGTCAGCCTGCTGGCCGTCGTCACCCTGCGCCAGGACGCCGCGGCGGGCTCGGGTGCGGACGCCGACGCGCTGGTGACCGCCGCGCGGGCGCTGGTCGCCGTGCACGACTGGACGTTCCTCGTCGGCCCCGGCCTGGTCATCGGGGTGAACAGCCTGCTGCTGGCGGTGCTCGTGTACCGGTCCCGCCTGGTGCCCCGGCCCATCGCCGTCCTGGGGCTGGTCGGCGGGCCGCTGGTCTTCGCCTCGTCGACGGCCGTGCTGTTCGGCGCGTACGAGCAGCTCTCCGCGCTCGGCGGGCTGGCCGCGGTGCCGGTGGCCGCGTGGGAGATGGCGCTGGCCGGCTGGCTGATCGTCAAGGGGTTCCGGCCGGCGGAGGTGCCGCAGCCGCCCCGGCAGCCGGCGTTCAGCTGA